One Yoonia sp. BS5-3 genomic window carries:
- the tkt gene encoding transketolase: MDIAELRSAHPDHWKKATAIRTLTLDAVAAANSGHSGMPMGMADVATVLFEKHLKFDPKAPHWPDRDRFILSAGHGSMLLYALMYLTGYEDMPLSEIKDFRQWGAKTAGHPEFGHARGIETTTGPLGQGIANSVGFAIAEEIQRARWGKKIIDHHTYVMAGDGCLMEGVSQEAIGLAGMQKLGHLIVFWDNNNITIDGTVDMADITNQPMRFDASGWHVQEIDGHDPEAIDAAIELAKNDPRPSMIACKTHIALGHAAQDTSKGHGALTDPTQLQAAKEAYGAPMGDFEVAADVKAAWEAMGARGAATHQDWQTRFDALSASKQAEFNRQYAGEAPKKLSATIRALKKQISEGAPKVATRKSSEMTLEVINPICPETIGGSADLTGSNNTLTADMGTFNPDNRQGRYIYYGVREHGMAAAMNGMALHGGARPYGGTFMCFTDYARGAMRLSALMGVPATYVMTHDSIGLGEDGPTHQPVEHLAMLRATPNMHVFRPADTVETAEAWELALTSQKTPSVLALTRQGLPTVRTEHKTKNLTAQGAYVLADAEGKRQAILMATGSEVSIALAARDLLQAEGIGTRVVSMPCWELFAAQDEAYRKRVLPAGPVRVAVEAGVRFGWDQWLFGERGKRDKGDFVGMPGFGASAPADRLYKEFGITAEDTAAKVKALLG, translated from the coding sequence TTGGATATTGCAGAACTCCGCTCCGCCCATCCCGACCATTGGAAAAAGGCCACGGCCATCCGGACATTAACGCTTGATGCTGTTGCGGCGGCAAATTCCGGCCATTCAGGGATGCCAATGGGCATGGCTGATGTGGCAACGGTCCTGTTTGAAAAGCACCTCAAGTTCGACCCAAAGGCGCCCCATTGGCCCGACCGGGACCGGTTTATCCTGTCTGCAGGCCACGGCTCGATGCTGCTTTATGCACTGATGTATCTGACAGGGTACGAGGATATGCCGCTCAGCGAAATCAAGGATTTCCGCCAATGGGGCGCGAAAACCGCAGGACATCCTGAATTCGGGCATGCGCGCGGGATTGAAACAACAACCGGGCCTCTCGGGCAAGGGATTGCGAACTCTGTCGGCTTCGCCATTGCCGAAGAAATCCAGCGGGCGCGCTGGGGCAAAAAGATCATCGACCACCACACCTATGTCATGGCGGGCGACGGCTGCCTGATGGAGGGCGTCAGCCAAGAGGCCATCGGGCTTGCGGGCATGCAAAAGCTCGGACACCTGATCGTCTTCTGGGACAATAACAACATCACCATCGACGGGACGGTCGATATGGCTGACATCACCAACCAGCCGATGCGCTTTGATGCCTCGGGCTGGCATGTGCAGGAAATTGACGGGCACGACCCAGAGGCAATTGATGCCGCGATTGAACTTGCCAAGAACGACCCACGCCCATCGATGATTGCATGCAAAACGCACATTGCCTTGGGACACGCGGCACAAGACACCTCCAAAGGGCACGGGGCGCTGACCGACCCAACACAATTGCAAGCCGCCAAAGAGGCCTATGGCGCTCCAATGGGCGACTTCGAAGTCGCCGCTGACGTGAAAGCGGCATGGGAAGCCATGGGCGCGCGCGGGGCTGCGACCCATCAAGACTGGCAAACCCGGTTTGACGCGCTGTCAGCCAGCAAACAGGCCGAATTCAACCGGCAATATGCTGGCGAAGCGCCCAAGAAACTCAGCGCCACAATCCGCGCGTTGAAAAAGCAAATCAGCGAAGGGGCCCCCAAAGTCGCGACGCGGAAATCTTCGGAAATGACGCTCGAAGTCATCAACCCGATCTGCCCGGAAACCATCGGCGGCTCTGCGGATCTGACCGGATCCAATAACACGCTGACAGCCGACATGGGCACCTTCAACCCCGACAACCGGCAAGGGCGCTACATCTATTATGGTGTGCGCGAACATGGGATGGCTGCGGCAATGAACGGGATGGCGCTGCATGGCGGGGCACGGCCCTACGGGGGCACATTCATGTGCTTTACCGATTATGCGCGCGGGGCCATGCGGCTTTCTGCGCTTATGGGGGTTCCGGCCACTTATGTAATGACCCATGACAGTATCGGGCTTGGCGAAGACGGGCCGACACACCAGCCGGTCGAACATCTGGCCATGCTGCGGGCGACCCCCAATATGCATGTGTTCCGGCCTGCAGACACGGTTGAGACGGCCGAGGCCTGGGAACTGGCGCTGACATCGCAGAAAACGCCCAGCGTGCTGGCGCTGACACGCCAAGGCCTGCCCACCGTACGCACCGAGCATAAGACCAAGAACCTCACCGCTCAGGGGGCCTATGTGCTGGCGGATGCCGAAGGCAAACGGCAGGCCATCTTGATGGCAACAGGATCCGAAGTCTCCATCGCGCTGGCCGCCCGTGACCTGTTGCAGGCCGAAGGGATCGGCACACGGGTCGTCTCCATGCCGTGTTGGGAGCTTTTCGCCGCCCAGGACGAGGCCTACCGCAAACGCGTCCTGCCCGCAGGCCCGGTCCGGGTCGCGGTTGAGGCAGGCGTGCGCTTTGGTTGGGATCAATGGCTCTTTGGTGAGCGCGGCAAGCGGGACAAAGGCGATTTTGTGGGCATGCCCGGCTTTGGTGCCTCGGCGCCTGCGGACAGGCTCTACAAAGAATTCGGGATTACAGCCGAAGACACAGCTGCAAAAGTCAAAGCACTTCTTGGATAA
- the grxD gene encoding Grx4 family monothiol glutaredoxin, whose translation MSAQDQIKETVSNNDVVLFMKGTKTMPQCGFSSRVAGVLNFMGVDYNDVNVLADEELRQGIKDFSDWPTIPQLYIKGEFVGGCDIITEMTLSGELDTLFADNGVKFDKDAADKIREANAE comes from the coding sequence ATGAGCGCTCAGGATCAGATCAAAGAAACCGTTAGCAACAATGACGTGGTTCTCTTTATGAAAGGCACAAAAACCATGCCGCAATGCGGGTTCTCTTCCCGCGTGGCCGGTGTGCTGAACTTCATGGGCGTCGACTACAACGACGTTAACGTGCTCGCCGACGAAGAGCTGCGGCAAGGGATCAAGGATTTCTCTGACTGGCCCACAATCCCGCAGCTTTATATCAAGGGTGAATTCGTGGGTGGCTGCGACATCATCACGGAAATGACGCTGTCAGGCGAACTCGACACGCTCTTTGCAGACAATGGCGTGAAATTCGACAAAGACGCCGCTGACAAAATCCGCGAAGCGAACGCCGAATAA
- a CDS encoding LysR family transcriptional regulator — MDWDKLRIFHAVADAGSLTHAGDTLHLSQSAVSRQVRALEESLNTTLFHRHARGLILTEQGELLFDATKSMNKRLEAASARIRDSEEEVFGELRVTTTTGFGTLWLAPRLPKLYEQYPDLKIDLMLEERVLDLPMREADVAIRMKEPSQADLIRKRLMSVRMRLYASQEYLQKNGQINDIEEISNHRLICQSVNSIQVSAGSTLVQHLLTYDIPNLFTVNNYFGVLQGILSHIGVGVLPDYLTEDFPDLVRILPDLESGEVPVFLAYPEELRQSKRISAFRDFVQDEIFTHRKKIRLGEAD, encoded by the coding sequence ATGGACTGGGACAAGCTAAGAATATTTCACGCGGTTGCGGATGCCGGTTCACTGACCCATGCGGGCGATACACTGCATCTTTCGCAATCGGCAGTCTCGCGGCAGGTCCGCGCGCTCGAAGAATCGCTCAACACCACCCTCTTTCACCGGCACGCACGCGGGCTGATTCTGACCGAACAGGGTGAGTTGCTCTTTGATGCGACCAAATCAATGAACAAACGGCTCGAAGCGGCCTCCGCGCGGATCAGAGACAGCGAAGAAGAGGTCTTTGGCGAATTGCGGGTGACAACGACGACCGGCTTTGGCACGCTCTGGCTCGCGCCGCGGCTGCCGAAGCTCTATGAACAATACCCCGATCTGAAAATCGACCTTATGCTCGAAGAACGGGTACTTGATCTGCCCATGCGAGAGGCCGACGTCGCAATCCGCATGAAAGAGCCCAGCCAGGCCGATCTGATCCGCAAACGGCTGATGTCCGTGCGTATGCGCCTTTACGCATCGCAGGAATATCTTCAGAAAAACGGCCAGATCAACGATATCGAAGAAATCAGCAATCACCGGCTGATCTGTCAAAGCGTCAACTCCATTCAGGTCTCGGCGGGCTCAACCCTCGTCCAGCATTTGCTGACCTATGACATTCCAAACCTGTTTACGGTGAACAACTATTTCGGTGTTCTGCAAGGGATCCTCAGCCATATCGGGGTTGGGGTCTTGCCTGACTACCTGACCGAGGATTTCCCCGACCTCGTCCGCATCCTGCCTGACCTCGAAAGCGGCGAAGTCCCCGTATTTCTCGCCTATCCAGAAGAGCTGCGGCAATCCAAACGCATCAGCGCTTTCCGGGATTTCGTGCAAGACGAAATTTTCACGCATCGCAAGAAGATACGGCTCGGCGAAGCCGACTAA
- a CDS encoding ImmA/IrrE family metallo-endopeptidase: MPAKRPSYPYVEPTAAGQTRADIERLAERVAQEWDYHGAQTLDEVCTAAGVDIEYSHRPNEIMLEMPLDARPIVWLPRPSRPRDDRVIVATALGHWALHAEVTRDAHPGCGVQALYQPQAQAARDEADIFALAFLMPVDLFIDLWDLGRSQATSDHFDVPTKVAYLRAKNLNLGDTI, encoded by the coding sequence ATGCCTGCGAAACGTCCATCCTATCCCTATGTTGAGCCGACCGCTGCCGGGCAGACACGTGCCGATATTGAACGCCTTGCCGAGCGCGTCGCGCAGGAGTGGGACTATCACGGCGCACAAACGCTGGATGAGGTTTGTACGGCGGCCGGGGTTGATATTGAATATTCCCATCGCCCCAATGAAATCATGCTTGAAATGCCTTTGGATGCACGCCCGATTGTCTGGCTCCCGCGTCCTAGTCGCCCGCGTGATGATCGTGTCATCGTTGCCACCGCTTTGGGCCATTGGGCTTTACATGCGGAAGTGACCCGTGATGCGCATCCCGGCTGCGGGGTGCAGGCGTTGTATCAACCGCAGGCGCAGGCCGCCCGGGACGAGGCTGACATATTCGCACTGGCGTTTTTGATGCCCGTGGATCTGTTTATTGACTTATGGGACCTTGGGCGGTCGCAGGCGACCTCGGACCATTTTGATGTGCCGACAAAGGTTGCTTATTTGCGGGCCAAGAACCTTAATCTGGGCGATACAATCTAA
- a CDS encoding cell division protein ZapA, whose amino-acid sequence MPQVEIAIGGRTFEVACQEGEEHFLHSAARMLDTEAAHLADQIGRLPESRMLLMAGLMLADKTAGLEDKLREAEAETAKLRADVETLQSRPAPAPERVEVPVVPRQITETLAELAAQAEALADQVEG is encoded by the coding sequence ATGCCGCAAGTTGAGATTGCCATTGGAGGCCGCACGTTTGAGGTCGCTTGTCAGGAAGGCGAGGAACATTTTCTGCATTCCGCTGCGCGCATGCTTGATACAGAGGCCGCGCATCTGGCTGACCAGATTGGCCGTTTGCCGGAATCCCGTATGCTGCTGATGGCTGGGCTGATGTTGGCCGATAAAACGGCGGGTCTTGAGGATAAATTGCGCGAGGCCGAGGCTGAAACAGCCAAGCTGCGTGCAGATGTTGAGACCTTGCAATCCCGGCCTGCACCTGCGCCTGAGCGGGTTGAAGTGCCTGTTGTCCCACGCCAAATCACTGAAACTCTGGCCGAGCTTGCCGCCCAGGCAGAGGCCCTGGCAGATCAGGTTGAGGGGTAG
- a CDS encoding indolepyruvate ferredoxin oxidoreductase family protein, with the protein MSVQDVSLNDRYDLEKSPILLNGTQALVRLMLMQRARDERAGLNTAGYVTGYRGSPLGAVDMQMTRARGVLEPAQITFQLGLNEDLAATALWGSQQAELRGEGKYDGVFGLWYGKGPGVDRTGDVMRHANMAGTSPHGGVIMAMGDDHTGESSTTLHQSDWAMIDAYMPIVSPAGVQEIMDYGLYAWELSRFAGVWVGLKTMKDTIEVTSVVDGDPHRMSFARPDLPLPEGGLNIRLVDTPQLQEARMIDHKRFAAEAFSRANKMDQRKWGRPGAKIGFVAAGKNWLDLQHAFSLLNIDEAEAERLGLTTYKVGQVWPLDMASFHEWAEGLDLIVVVEEKRKLIEVQVKEAIFDDRRGRRVYGWHKGDEHSEGRREEIFQTKADLNPIVIADKIGGILVEEGCGSEGVKAGLAALSEARRADNAPEIAARLPYFCSGCPHNSSTKVPEGSRAYAGIGCHYMVQWMDRETVGFTQMGGEGANWVGEAPFSNRDHVFQNLGDGTYNHSGVQAIRFALMAGTNITYKILYNDAVAMTGGQGNDGGLTADQICRELLAMGLRNVALVYDEKEDIDLAQFPKGLEIYPRDELPAVQEKFSKYKGVSAIVYVQTCAAEKRRRRKRGQFPDPDKRIFINTDICEGCGDCGVQSNCVSIVPVETELGRKRAIDQSSCNKDFSCAAGFCPSFVTIAGAKIRKEATADVDIPDMPEPKLPDISGTHNVVITGVGGTGVVTIGAVLAMAAHMDGKGAGMMEMAGLAQKGGAVHIHCRIAENPNDISAIRVATGECDTLIGGDLVVSAGAKTIGLMQSGRTQAVVNSHEIITGDFTRDTAFKLPTEQLHLSLEARLGDRLAMFDASDLAKALLGDSIYSNMMIFGAVWQMGAIPVSYEAILGAIELNGAAVNRNIRAFEFGRWAYLYPDEAARLLAPNVAALPASLEDKIRFRADHLVAYQGKGLARRYQKLLDQIQDAPLKDAMAKGYHKLLAYKDEYEVARLLTETKAKAEAEFDGDLSLTYHLAPPFLSKAGPNGRPLKKEYGKNMAWAFPKLAKLKWLRGTPFDPFGRTAERRMERALIRQYETDMAEVLKIMRPDTRDAAIALAALPVEITGFGTVKDANAQRAAKRREELLAVLRAAPMQQAAE; encoded by the coding sequence ATGTCTGTTCAAGATGTGTCATTGAATGACCGTTATGATCTGGAAAAATCGCCTATTCTATTAAACGGGACGCAGGCGTTGGTCCGCCTGATGCTGATGCAGCGTGCCCGTGACGAGAGGGCTGGCCTGAATACCGCCGGGTATGTCACTGGATATCGTGGATCGCCGTTGGGTGCCGTCGATATGCAGATGACCCGTGCAAGAGGGGTGCTTGAACCTGCACAGATCACGTTTCAACTGGGGCTGAACGAAGATCTGGCGGCCACTGCATTATGGGGATCGCAACAGGCGGAACTGCGCGGTGAAGGTAAATATGATGGTGTCTTTGGCCTGTGGTATGGCAAAGGCCCCGGCGTTGACCGCACCGGTGATGTGATGCGCCACGCGAATATGGCTGGCACTAGTCCGCATGGCGGTGTGATCATGGCAATGGGTGATGATCACACTGGTGAAAGCTCCACCACGTTGCACCAATCTGACTGGGCCATGATTGATGCCTATATGCCCATCGTCTCGCCCGCAGGTGTGCAAGAGATCATGGATTACGGGCTTTATGCCTGGGAGTTGTCCCGTTTTGCGGGTGTCTGGGTTGGTCTGAAGACCATGAAGGACACGATTGAGGTCACGTCGGTCGTGGATGGTGATCCACATCGGATGTCTTTTGCCCGCCCGGATTTACCGCTGCCCGAAGGTGGCCTGAATATTCGTCTGGTCGATACGCCGCAGCTGCAAGAAGCGCGGATGATTGACCATAAACGCTTTGCCGCAGAAGCGTTTTCGCGTGCCAACAAGATGGATCAGCGCAAATGGGGCAGGCCAGGTGCCAAGATTGGTTTTGTCGCTGCCGGTAAAAACTGGCTGGATTTGCAACATGCGTTTTCGTTGCTGAATATTGACGAAGCCGAGGCCGAGCGTCTGGGGCTGACCACCTATAAGGTCGGTCAGGTTTGGCCGCTGGATATGGCCAGTTTTCATGAATGGGCCGAGGGTCTTGATCTGATTGTCGTGGTCGAGGAAAAGCGCAAGCTGATTGAAGTGCAGGTCAAAGAAGCGATCTTTGATGATCGCCGTGGTCGCCGGGTTTATGGCTGGCACAAGGGCGATGAGCATTCCGAAGGGCGCCGTGAAGAGATTTTTCAGACGAAGGCTGATCTGAACCCGATTGTTATCGCTGACAAAATCGGTGGCATTCTGGTGGAGGAGGGCTGCGGTTCTGAAGGTGTTAAGGCTGGGCTTGCCGCCCTTTCTGAGGCGCGCCGCGCTGACAATGCGCCTGAGATTGCGGCCCGCTTGCCCTATTTTTGCTCAGGCTGCCCGCATAATTCGTCGACCAAAGTCCCCGAGGGCAGCCGCGCTTATGCCGGCATTGGCTGTCACTACATGGTCCAATGGATGGACCGCGAGACGGTCGGTTTCACACAGATGGGTGGCGAGGGCGCTAATTGGGTTGGCGAGGCCCCGTTTTCAAACAGGGATCATGTTTTCCAGAACCTTGGCGATGGAACCTATAACCATTCAGGTGTTCAGGCTATTCGCTTTGCGCTGATGGCCGGCACGAACATCACTTACAAGATCCTTTACAATGACGCTGTCGCGATGACGGGTGGGCAGGGCAATGATGGTGGGCTGACCGCTGATCAGATTTGCCGTGAGCTGTTGGCCATGGGTTTGCGAAATGTGGCCCTGGTCTATGATGAGAAAGAAGATATCGATCTGGCGCAGTTCCCTAAGGGGCTTGAAATATATCCGCGCGATGAACTTCCTGCGGTTCAAGAGAAATTCAGCAAATACAAAGGCGTGTCCGCTATTGTTTATGTGCAGACCTGCGCTGCGGAAAAGCGTCGCCGCCGGAAGCGTGGCCAGTTTCCTGATCCCGATAAGCGCATTTTCATTAACACGGATATCTGCGAAGGCTGCGGTGATTGTGGGGTTCAGTCGAACTGCGTTTCGATTGTACCGGTTGAGACGGAACTGGGCCGTAAACGTGCGATCGACCAATCATCGTGCAATAAAGACTTTTCCTGCGCCGCTGGTTTCTGTCCATCATTTGTCACCATCGCGGGCGCGAAAATCCGCAAAGAGGCGACCGCGGATGTCGATATTCCCGATATGCCAGAACCCAAACTACCTGACATTTCGGGCACGCATAACGTCGTCATTACCGGTGTCGGCGGCACGGGTGTTGTTACGATCGGCGCAGTTCTGGCCATGGCAGCCCACATGGACGGCAAGGGCGCTGGGATGATGGAGATGGCGGGCCTCGCCCAAAAGGGCGGCGCTGTGCATATTCATTGCCGTATTGCCGAAAATCCCAATGATATCAGTGCAATTCGGGTCGCGACAGGGGAATGCGATACCCTGATTGGTGGTGATCTGGTTGTTTCCGCTGGGGCCAAGACCATCGGGTTGATGCAATCCGGGCGCACACAGGCGGTGGTGAATAGCCATGAGATCATCACCGGGGATTTCACCAGGGATACTGCCTTTAAGCTGCCCACGGAGCAATTGCACCTGTCGCTTGAAGCCCGGCTTGGTGACAGGTTGGCGATGTTTGATGCCTCTGATCTGGCGAAGGCCCTTTTGGGCGATAGTATTTATTCGAATATGATGATCTTTGGCGCTGTTTGGCAAATGGGTGCAATTCCCGTCAGTTACGAAGCGATTTTGGGTGCGATTGAGCTGAATGGCGCAGCGGTGAACCGCAATATACGCGCTTTTGAATTTGGTCGTTGGGCCTATTTATACCCCGATGAGGCCGCACGGCTTTTGGCGCCGAATGTGGCCGCTTTGCCTGCGAGCTTAGAGGATAAAATCCGTTTTCGTGCCGACCATTTGGTGGCTTATCAGGGTAAGGGGCTGGCCCGCAGGTATCAAAAATTGCTCGATCAGATTCAGGATGCGCCCCTGAAAGACGCTATGGCAAAAGGATACCATAAGCTATTGGCGTACAAAGATGAATACGAGGTCGCGCGCCTTTTGACCGAGACAAAAGCCAAGGCGGAGGCCGAATTTGATGGTGATCTGTCGTTGACATACCATTTGGCCCCCCCATTTCTGAGCAAAGCAGGTCCAAATGGGCGTCCGTTGAAAAAGGAGTACGGGAAAAACATGGCCTGGGCCTTTCCGAAGCTGGCGAAACTCAAATGGTTGAGAGGCACCCCGTTTGACCCGTTTGGGCGTACGGCAGAGCGGAGGATGGAACGCGCCTTGATCCGACAGTATGAGACGGACATGGCTGAGGTCTTGAAAATAATGCGTCCTGATACGCGCGACGCTGCGATCGCGTTGGCCGCGCTTCCTGTTGAAATCACTGGCTTTGGCACTGTCAAAGACGCAAATGCCCAAAGGGCCGCGAAACGCCGCGAAGAGCTGCTTGCTGTACTACGCGCCGCACCCATGCAACAAGCGGCAGAGTGA
- a CDS encoding BolA/IbaG family iron-sulfur metabolism protein translates to MPMTTHEIEELLRESFPDAQIAVGGDDGVHMSAMVIDESFRGKNRVQQQRAVYAALKGKMDGANGELHALALTTKAPE, encoded by the coding sequence ATGCCCATGACGACACATGAAATCGAAGAATTGCTGCGGGAAAGCTTCCCCGACGCACAGATCGCTGTGGGCGGTGATGACGGGGTACATATGTCGGCGATGGTGATCGATGAAAGCTTCCGGGGCAAAAATCGGGTGCAGCAACAACGGGCTGTCTATGCCGCGCTCAAAGGGAAGATGGACGGGGCAAATGGCGAATTGCACGCGCTCGCTTTGACCACTAAAGCACCAGAATGA
- the purL gene encoding phosphoribosylformylglycinamidine synthase subunit PurL: protein MQDPEITEDLIAAHGLSPDEYARILDIIGRDPTFTELGIFSAMWNEHCSYKSSKKWLRTLPTEGPQVICGPGENAGVVDIGDGQAVVFKMESHNHPSYIEPYQGAATGVGGILRDVFTMGARPIAAMNSLSFGEPSHPKTKQLVNGVVAGVGGYGNCFGVPTVGGEVRFDPAYNGNCLVNAFAAGLADADKIFYSAASGIGMPVVYLGAKTGRDGVGGATMASAEFDDSIEEKRPTVQVGDPFTEKRLMEATLELMGTGAVISIQDMGAAGLTCSAVEMGDKGGLGVKLNLNAVPQREENMTAYEMMLSESQERMLMVLKPELEAEARAVFEKWDLDFAIVGETIAEDRFIVEHDGKVMADLPLATLSGSAPEYDRPWVPTAAAEPLADAPEINPIDGLKALIGSPNYAGKAWVYEQYDSQVMGDTAQIPGAGAGLVRVHGTDKLLAFTSDVTPRYVKANPVMGGKQAVAEAYRNLTAVGATPLATTDNMNFGNPEKPEIMGQFVGAIQGIGEAVKALDMPIVSGNVSLYNETDGTGILPTPTIGAVGLITNPDHMITGQIQNEQVLLLVGETAGHLGQSALLAEAFDRADGDAPAVDLVTEKTNGDFIRQYFAFIGACTDLGDGGLALAAFELAEQAGIGVSLDVEDTATLFGEDQARYLIACSFDQAEALMVAAGRAGVTLTTVGKAGGTDVSFGQHSAPLDDLAAIYRNSFAQAVA, encoded by the coding sequence ATGCAAGACCCAGAAATCACCGAAGACCTGATCGCTGCTCATGGGCTTAGCCCGGATGAATATGCGCGCATTCTCGACATTATCGGGCGCGATCCAACCTTCACTGAACTGGGCATCTTCTCGGCCATGTGGAACGAACATTGCTCGTATAAGTCATCCAAGAAATGGCTGCGCACCCTGCCAACTGAAGGCCCCCAGGTTATTTGCGGGCCGGGCGAAAATGCCGGGGTGGTCGATATCGGTGACGGGCAAGCTGTTGTTTTCAAAATGGAAAGCCACAACCATCCCAGCTATATCGAACCCTATCAAGGGGCCGCAACCGGTGTCGGGGGCATCTTGCGTGACGTGTTCACAATGGGGGCACGGCCAATCGCGGCAATGAACTCGCTCAGCTTCGGCGAGCCAAGCCATCCCAAAACCAAGCAGCTCGTCAATGGGGTGGTCGCTGGCGTCGGCGGTTACGGCAATTGCTTTGGCGTGCCGACTGTGGGCGGCGAAGTGCGCTTTGATCCGGCCTATAACGGCAACTGCCTAGTGAATGCGTTTGCCGCCGGGCTGGCTGATGCGGACAAGATTTTTTATTCAGCGGCCTCCGGTATCGGAATGCCGGTTGTGTATCTGGGGGCGAAAACCGGACGCGACGGTGTCGGCGGGGCCACGATGGCCAGCGCCGAATTTGACGATAGCATCGAAGAAAAACGGCCCACGGTACAGGTTGGTGATCCTTTCACCGAAAAGCGGCTCATGGAAGCGACGCTTGAACTGATGGGGACAGGCGCGGTGATTTCCATCCAGGACATGGGGGCTGCAGGGCTGACCTGCTCAGCCGTGGAAATGGGCGATAAAGGCGGCTTGGGGGTCAAACTGAACCTCAACGCGGTCCCGCAGCGCGAAGAAAACATGACCGCCTATGAGATGATGCTGTCCGAAAGCCAAGAACGGATGCTCATGGTGCTCAAACCCGAGCTTGAAGCAGAAGCGCGCGCCGTCTTCGAAAAATGGGATCTCGACTTTGCCATTGTTGGTGAAACCATCGCAGAGGATCGCTTTATCGTCGAACACGACGGCAAGGTCATGGCCGATCTGCCACTGGCCACCCTGTCAGGCTCGGCCCCCGAATATGACCGGCCATGGGTGCCGACAGCTGCGGCAGAACCGCTTGCCGATGCGCCCGAAATCAACCCGATTGACGGGCTCAAGGCACTGATCGGCAGCCCCAACTACGCAGGCAAGGCCTGGGTCTATGAACAATATGACAGCCAGGTCATGGGCGACACCGCGCAAATTCCCGGTGCAGGCGCAGGGCTGGTGCGGGTGCATGGCACTGATAAACTGCTGGCCTTCACCAGCGATGTGACACCGCGCTACGTCAAGGCAAACCCGGTGATGGGTGGTAAACAGGCCGTGGCCGAGGCTTATCGCAACCTGACTGCTGTCGGCGCAACACCCTTGGCGACAACGGATAACATGAATTTTGGCAATCCCGAAAAGCCAGAAATCATGGGGCAATTTGTCGGCGCGATCCAAGGGATCGGCGAAGCGGTCAAGGCGCTGGACATGCCCATCGTCTCGGGGAATGTATCGCTTTATAATGAAACCGACGGGACGGGCATTTTGCCCACACCGACGATCGGGGCGGTCGGTTTGATTACAAACCCAGACCACATGATCACAGGACAAATTCAGAACGAACAGGTCTTGCTGCTGGTTGGGGAAACCGCCGGGCATTTGGGGCAATCGGCGCTTCTGGCCGAGGCGTTTGACCGGGCAGACGGGGATGCACCTGCCGTCGACCTGGTCACGGAAAAAACAAATGGCGACTTCATCCGGCAGTATTTCGCGTTTATCGGGGCCTGTACCGATCTGGGTGATGGCGGGCTTGCGTTGGCGGCATTTGAATTGGCCGAACAGGCCGGGATCGGTGTCAGCTTGGATGTTGAAGATACGGCAACGCTCTTTGGAGAAGATCAGGCGCGCTATCTGATCGCCTGCAGCTTCGATCAGGCCGAGGCATTGATGGTCGCGGCAGGACGCGCCGGTGTCACACTGACGACGGTCGGCAAGGCGGGCGGAACAGATGTGTCATTTGGCCAACATAGCGCGCCGCTCGACGATCTGGCCGCGATCTACCGCAACAGCTTTGCTCAGGCCGTCGCCTAG